In Desulfotignum phosphitoxidans DSM 13687, one DNA window encodes the following:
- a CDS encoding DUF364 domain-containing protein has translation MTILEETGERVQEKIGRDYDVLVVEKAVIGLFFTAVKLSNGVGGICYTPAKEIPAAVCCPSSAGRIFNPEKLNGMPVSEALSGLSSDEPIKTALSIAVLNALSTLCRQKGLAGDYKVLIRTDAQDAVPMPKEKSVAVVGAFVPTLQALKARGGTWWVIEKNPETLLPEEMPHYVPADQSSGIIGQADILVITGVTLINHTLEGILSAARPDADIAVMGPTAGGLPEPLFNRGVRVVGGVEVTHPDKLLEIVSLGGSGYHFLDRYADRIVTVKHPV, from the coding sequence ATGACAATTCTTGAAGAAACCGGGGAACGGGTACAGGAGAAAATCGGCAGGGACTATGACGTGCTGGTGGTGGAAAAAGCGGTGATCGGACTGTTTTTCACGGCGGTCAAGCTCTCCAACGGGGTGGGCGGTATCTGCTATACCCCTGCCAAGGAGATTCCGGCCGCGGTCTGCTGCCCCAGTTCCGCCGGCCGGATATTCAACCCCGAGAAGTTGAACGGCATGCCCGTGTCCGAGGCATTGTCCGGGCTGTCTTCGGACGAACCCATCAAAACCGCGCTGTCCATTGCCGTGCTGAACGCCTTGAGCACCCTGTGCCGGCAAAAAGGCCTGGCAGGGGATTACAAGGTTCTGATACGGACCGATGCCCAGGATGCGGTGCCCATGCCAAAGGAAAAATCCGTGGCCGTGGTGGGGGCGTTTGTCCCCACCCTCCAGGCACTGAAAGCCCGGGGCGGCACCTGGTGGGTGATTGAAAAGAATCCGGAAACCCTGCTGCCCGAAGAGATGCCCCATTATGTTCCGGCAGATCAGTCATCTGGCATTATCGGGCAGGCCGATATCCTGGTGATCACCGGCGTGACCTTGATCAATCACACCCTGGAGGGGATTCTTTCGGCGGCCCGGCCGGATGCGGATATCGCGGTGATGGGACCTACCGCAGGGGGCCTTCCGGAACCGCTGTTCAATCGAGGTGTCCGGGTGGTGGGCGGTGTGGAAGTGACCCACCCGGACAAGCTGCTGGAAATAGTCTCACTGGGCGGTTCCGGATACCATTTTCTGGACCGGTATGCCGACCGGATCGTGACGGTGAAACATCCGGTTTAA
- a CDS encoding PAS domain-containing sensor histidine kinase, translating to MLKRIDLNRSGLVWIGIGLGLIFWILESALHVLVFEQRGFFQQVFRPEPHELWMRLTIVGMFIVYGIYGQMIVNSRWKAEKTAKLANTELTQIFETAADAMRLVDRDFNVLRVNETFLDLSGMPRDRIIGKKCFEVLHGPLCGTPGCPMERIMNNEDRIEIDSEKMRTDGTKIPCIITVTPFRGPDGTLIGIVEDFKDISERKQSEKEVMASREKLRCLAAHLQVVREEERQRIAHEIHDELGQALTALKMDVHWIRRKLPETEAALLEKTVTMSALIDRTVQSLKRIVSELRPRLLDDFGLSSAMEWQADEFMNRTGIQCDIELDPEDIILDDARSIAVFRIFQETLTNITRHADATRVKVSLKNKGTVIEMMVCDNGKGISKKQLSATQSFGIIGMRERAHSLGGKLVISGENGAGTTVIFTIPILWKGENK from the coding sequence GTGTTGAAACGTATTGATTTAAATCGCTCGGGCCTGGTGTGGATCGGAATCGGGCTCGGGTTGATTTTCTGGATTCTTGAATCCGCCTTGCATGTCCTTGTATTTGAACAACGCGGTTTTTTTCAGCAGGTGTTCCGTCCGGAACCCCACGAACTCTGGATGCGCTTGACCATTGTGGGCATGTTCATCGTCTATGGGATCTACGGCCAAATGATTGTCAATTCCCGCTGGAAGGCCGAAAAAACCGCCAAGCTTGCCAACACGGAACTGACCCAGATTTTTGAAACCGCTGCCGATGCCATGCGCCTGGTAGACAGGGATTTCAATGTGCTTCGCGTCAACGAGACCTTTTTGGATCTTTCAGGGATGCCAAGGGACAGGATAATCGGCAAAAAATGTTTTGAAGTCCTTCACGGCCCTCTCTGCGGGACCCCCGGCTGCCCCATGGAACGGATTATGAATAATGAAGACCGAATTGAAATCGATTCAGAAAAGATGCGGACCGACGGAACAAAAATTCCCTGTATTATTACCGTAACCCCTTTCAGAGGGCCTGACGGAACCCTTATCGGGATTGTTGAAGATTTTAAAGATATCTCCGAAAGGAAACAGTCGGAGAAGGAAGTGATGGCATCCCGTGAAAAATTACGCTGCCTTGCCGCCCATCTCCAGGTTGTCCGAGAAGAGGAAAGGCAGCGGATTGCCCACGAAATACATGATGAACTCGGACAGGCATTGACTGCGTTGAAAATGGATGTCCACTGGATTCGACGTAAATTGCCGGAAACTGAAGCAGCACTTTTGGAAAAAACAGTGACCATGTCCGCGCTCATTGACAGGACCGTTCAGTCCTTAAAAAGGATTGTTTCAGAATTACGCCCGCGCCTTCTTGATGATTTCGGTCTTTCGTCTGCCATGGAATGGCAGGCGGACGAATTCATGAACAGGACGGGAATTCAATGCGACATTGAACTGGATCCGGAGGATATCATCTTGGATGACGCACGTTCCATCGCTGTTTTCCGTATTTTTCAGGAAACCCTGACCAATATCACACGTCATGCAGATGCGACCAGAGTCAAGGTAAGCCTTAAAAACAAGGGCACGGTTATCGAGATGATGGTTTGCGACAACGGCAAAGGGATTTCAAAAAAGCAACTGTCCGCCACCCAATCATTTGGTATCATCGGCATGCGGGAACGTGCCCATTCTCTCGGGGGGAAACTGGTCATCTCCGGAGAAAACGGCGCCGGAACGACGGTGATCTTTACAATTCCAATCCTATGGAAAGGAGAAAACAAATGA
- a CDS encoding response regulator gives MIKILIADDHSIVREGLKQIVAQSPEMAVLDEAVNGQQVLDLVQKKEFDLILLDIAMPGRGGIDTLKQLRIVKPAIPVLILSMYPEDQYAVRAIKAGASGYLSKESAPEELIGAIKKVARGGKYVSAGLAEKLVGNLGPDTEKQDHTLLSDREYQVMIMIASGKTVKEIGEELSLSVKTISTNRTRALKKMGMKNNAEMTYYAIKTGLVT, from the coding sequence ATGATCAAAATTCTTATTGCCGATGACCATTCAATTGTGCGTGAAGGGCTTAAACAGATTGTCGCGCAATCGCCTGAAATGGCTGTGCTGGACGAAGCAGTCAATGGCCAGCAGGTATTGGACCTTGTTCAAAAAAAAGAGTTTGATCTGATTCTGTTAGACATTGCCATGCCGGGAAGAGGCGGGATAGACACATTGAAACAATTGAGAATAGTAAAACCGGCAATCCCCGTTTTGATATTGAGCATGTATCCTGAAGACCAGTATGCAGTCAGAGCGATAAAAGCGGGCGCATCCGGGTACCTGAGCAAAGAAAGTGCCCCGGAGGAATTGATCGGCGCCATTAAAAAAGTGGCTCGAGGGGGTAAATATGTCAGCGCGGGTCTTGCTGAAAAACTGGTTGGAAATTTAGGGCCGGATACTGAAAAACAGGATCATACATTGCTGTCTGACCGGGAATATCAGGTGATGATCATGATCGCCTCGGGCAAGACAGTCAAGGAAATCGGTGAGGAACTGTCACTGAGCGTAAAAACCATTAGCACCAACCGCACCCGGGCACTGAAAAAGATGGGAATGAAAAACAACGCTGAAATGACTTATTATGCCATAAAAACGGGCCTGGTGACCTGA
- the pruA gene encoding L-glutamate gamma-semialdehyde dehydrogenase: MSNSIFQLPEIDNEPVKQYAPGSPERRQLRAELARQLEIVPDIPLIIGGKEIRTDDQKKVVCPHDHAKTLAVFSNAGKQEVDMAIKAALDAKKQWETTPWQDRAAIFLKAADLISQKYTYLLNAATMLGQSKNPFQAEIDATCELADFFRFNAKYMAGIYAGQPASEKGVWNRLEYRALEGFVFALTPFNFTAIAGNLCGAPAIMGNTVVWKPASTAVLSGYYIMQILAEAGLPDGVINFVPGKGSVVGESVLHHPELAGIHFTGSTNVFKTVWKTMGNNIDTYKSYPRMVGETGGKDYIFVHPSARVAPVVTAAVRGAFEYQGQKCSAASRMYVPASLWDEVTTGIKSAVEQITVGNVTEFRHFMNALIDEAAFDNAAGYIERAKTSDVAEILVGGNADKSKGYFIDPTVIVTTDPHYESMTREIFGPVLTLFKYEDTAIDDAVALVGNTSPYALTGAVFATDRQAIHDLTNALVHTAGNFYINDKPTGAVVGHQPFGGARASGTNDKAGSMLNLLRWTSVRTIKENFVPPEEIAYPFMGVDSMDEDA; the protein is encoded by the coding sequence ATGAGCAACAGTATCTTTCAGTTGCCGGAAATCGATAACGAACCGGTCAAACAGTATGCCCCCGGCAGCCCGGAGCGCAGACAGCTCAGGGCGGAACTGGCCCGCCAGCTGGAAATCGTGCCGGATATCCCTCTGATCATCGGGGGAAAGGAGATCCGGACAGACGACCAGAAAAAGGTGGTCTGCCCCCATGACCATGCAAAAACGCTGGCCGTGTTTTCCAATGCCGGTAAGCAAGAAGTGGACATGGCCATCAAAGCGGCTCTGGATGCGAAAAAGCAGTGGGAAACCACCCCCTGGCAGGATCGGGCCGCCATCTTTCTCAAGGCAGCGGACTTGATTTCCCAAAAATATACGTATCTGCTCAATGCCGCCACCATGCTGGGCCAGTCCAAAAATCCCTTTCAGGCGGAAATCGATGCCACCTGCGAACTGGCGGATTTTTTCCGGTTCAATGCCAAATACATGGCCGGGATTTACGCGGGCCAGCCGGCTTCGGAAAAAGGGGTCTGGAACCGGCTGGAATACCGGGCCCTGGAAGGGTTCGTGTTCGCCCTCACCCCGTTCAATTTCACGGCCATTGCCGGCAACCTTTGCGGGGCCCCGGCCATCATGGGCAATACCGTGGTGTGGAAGCCGGCCTCCACGGCCGTTTTGTCCGGATATTACATCATGCAGATCCTTGCGGAAGCGGGTCTGCCCGACGGGGTGATCAATTTTGTGCCGGGCAAGGGATCGGTGGTGGGAGAGTCCGTGCTTCATCACCCGGAGCTGGCCGGGATCCATTTCACCGGGTCCACAAACGTATTCAAGACCGTTTGGAAAACCATGGGAAATAATATCGATACCTATAAGTCCTATCCCCGAATGGTGGGGGAAACCGGAGGAAAAGACTATATTTTCGTTCACCCGTCGGCCCGGGTGGCACCGGTGGTCACTGCAGCGGTCCGGGGGGCATTTGAATACCAGGGCCAGAAATGCAGTGCCGCCTCCCGGATGTACGTTCCGGCATCTTTGTGGGATGAAGTCACTACCGGCATCAAGTCGGCCGTGGAGCAGATCACGGTAGGCAATGTGACGGAGTTCCGGCATTTCATGAACGCCCTGATTGACGAGGCCGCGTTCGACAATGCCGCCGGATACATCGAGCGGGCCAAAACATCAGATGTGGCGGAAATCCTGGTGGGCGGTAACGCGGACAAATCCAAAGGGTATTTCATCGATCCCACGGTAATCGTGACCACAGACCCGCATTATGAATCCATGACCCGAGAAATTTTCGGTCCGGTCCTGACCCTGTTCAAGTATGAGGACACCGCCATTGACGACGCGGTGGCCCTGGTGGGCAATACTTCCCCCTATGCCCTGACCGGTGCCGTGTTTGCCACCGACCGCCAGGCCATTCATGACCTGACCAACGCCCTGGTCCACACGGCCGGCAATTTTTACATCAATGACAAACCCACCGGCGCGGTGGTAGGGCATCAGCCCTTCGGCGGTGCCCGGGCCAGCGGCACCAATGACAAGGCCGGCAGCATGCTCAACCTGCTGCGCTGGACATCGGTGCGCACCATCAAGGAGAATTTTGTGCCGCCCGAAGAGATTGCCTATCCGTTCATGGGCGTAGATTCCATGGACGAAGATGCATAG
- the amaB gene encoding L-piperidine-6-carboxylate dehydrogenase codes for MDTPTIDSILQDLAIEPVNYGATTGSIRGRIHTLGKELVSVSPITGQPIASVIQAQAHDYEAVVSRAHAAFERFRMMPAPRRGEIVREIGNALREKKQSLGALISLETGKIRAEGEGEVQEMIDIADFAVGLSRQLYGLTMHSERPSHRMYEQWHPLGIVGIITAFNFPAAVWSWNALLAVVCGDAVLFKPSSKAPLTAIAIQNIIAPVVDKYDIDGVFNLVIGNRADVGDAMLQDSRIPLISATGSTAMGKKVATTVASRLGRSLLELGGNNAIIVTEDGDQDMALRATLFGAVGTAGQRCTSTRRIIIHNSIKEAFVKKLVHAYEQIRIGDPMDPDTLMGPLIDDTAKQVMMQAIAAAKNQGGTVVYGGTSLTVEGFENGSFVTPAIVEAENHFPIVQEETFAPILYIIGYDTFDQALALHNDVPQGLSSAVFTRSIHYQEQFMSHKGSDCGIANVNIGTSGAEIGGAFGGEKETGGGRESGSDAWRIYMRRQTNTINWGNDLPLAQGIVFDIKGESS; via the coding sequence ATGGACACACCCACCATTGACAGTATTTTACAGGATCTGGCCATTGAGCCGGTCAATTACGGCGCCACCACCGGTTCGATCCGGGGCCGGATCCATACCCTTGGCAAAGAACTGGTATCGGTTTCACCGATCACAGGGCAACCCATCGCCAGTGTGATACAGGCCCAGGCCCATGATTATGAAGCCGTGGTCAGCCGAGCCCATGCCGCCTTTGAAAGATTCCGGATGATGCCGGCCCCCCGCCGGGGGGAGATTGTCCGGGAGATCGGCAATGCCCTGCGGGAGAAAAAGCAGAGCCTGGGCGCCCTGATCAGCCTGGAGACCGGAAAGATCCGGGCCGAAGGCGAAGGCGAAGTCCAGGAGATGATCGATATCGCGGATTTTGCCGTGGGGTTGAGCCGCCAGCTGTATGGATTGACCATGCACAGTGAAAGGCCGTCCCACCGGATGTATGAACAATGGCATCCGCTGGGGATTGTGGGCATTATCACGGCATTCAATTTCCCGGCCGCGGTCTGGTCATGGAATGCCCTGCTGGCCGTGGTCTGCGGGGATGCGGTTCTGTTCAAGCCCAGTTCCAAGGCCCCGCTCACGGCCATTGCCATCCAGAACATCATCGCCCCGGTGGTGGACAAATATGACATAGACGGGGTGTTCAACCTGGTGATCGGAAACCGGGCCGATGTGGGGGATGCCATGCTCCAGGACAGCCGGATTCCCCTGATCAGCGCCACCGGCAGCACCGCCATGGGCAAGAAAGTGGCCACCACGGTGGCTTCCCGCCTGGGACGGTCCCTGCTGGAGCTGGGGGGCAACAACGCCATCATCGTGACCGAAGACGGTGACCAGGACATGGCTTTGCGGGCCACGCTTTTCGGGGCTGTGGGCACGGCCGGACAGCGGTGCACCTCCACCCGCCGCATTATCATTCATAACAGCATCAAGGAGGCATTCGTCAAAAAACTGGTCCATGCCTACGAGCAGATCAGAATCGGCGATCCCATGGACCCGGATACATTGATGGGACCGTTGATCGACGATACAGCGAAACAGGTGATGATGCAGGCCATTGCGGCGGCCAAAAACCAGGGCGGAACCGTGGTTTACGGCGGTACGTCCCTGACGGTGGAAGGTTTTGAAAACGGCAGTTTTGTCACCCCGGCCATTGTGGAGGCGGAAAACCATTTTCCCATTGTCCAGGAAGAGACCTTTGCCCCGATTCTGTATATCATCGGGTATGACACTTTTGACCAGGCACTGGCCCTGCACAATGACGTGCCCCAGGGACTGTCCAGTGCCGTGTTCACCCGGTCCATCCACTACCAGGAGCAGTTTATGTCCCACAAAGGATCGGACTGCGGCATCGCCAATGTCAATATCGGTACGAGCGGGGCCGAGATCGGCGGCGCGTTCGGCGGTGAAAAGGAAACAGGCGGGGGCCGGGAATCCGGCAGTGATGCCTGGCGGATCTACATGCGCCGCCAGACCAATACCATCAACTGGGGCAACGACCTGCCCCTGGCCCAGGGCATCGTCTTTGACATCAAAGGAGAATCATCATGA
- a CDS encoding LysR family transcriptional regulator, producing MDLYHLKTFFTLAKIRNFTRTADHLHITQSAVSHAVKKLETSIDASLIDRKSRDLALTDAGKILFRSCEKIFYELEKTDQDLAGLKKQTPLTIRVGATVEFGTTILINHINAFLEEFPDFHIDFLFSHHLLEPLRQDTVDLIIDCEPHMGENLEKIHLFQEQYVTIAAPEFIQKKQITCLDDLARVRILSMDKDLDWWRNFMGAIPSDKRDCLKQVMQINHIRGIINGAVSGLGIGFVPKYTVMEELKKSILMDPFPHITPAADDFHIFIKKERMGFEKNRQLITYLTRLAPLKNFFQ from the coding sequence ATGGACCTGTATCACCTCAAAACCTTTTTCACGTTAGCAAAGATCCGGAATTTCACCAGAACCGCGGACCATCTGCACATCACCCAGAGCGCGGTCAGTCATGCCGTCAAAAAACTGGAAACGTCGATCGATGCATCATTGATTGACCGAAAGAGCAGAGACCTGGCCCTGACCGATGCCGGAAAAATCCTGTTCCGGTCCTGTGAAAAAATATTCTATGAACTGGAAAAAACCGACCAGGACCTGGCCGGGCTGAAAAAACAGACCCCGCTCACCATCCGCGTAGGGGCCACCGTTGAGTTCGGCACCACCATTCTGATCAACCATATCAACGCGTTTCTGGAAGAATTTCCCGACTTTCACATCGATTTTCTGTTCTCCCATCACCTGCTGGAACCCCTGCGCCAGGATACCGTGGACCTGATCATTGACTGTGAACCGCACATGGGGGAAAACCTGGAAAAAATTCATCTGTTCCAGGAACAGTATGTCACCATTGCGGCCCCGGAATTCATTCAAAAAAAACAGATCACCTGTCTGGATGATCTGGCACGGGTGCGGATTCTTTCCATGGACAAGGATCTTGACTGGTGGCGGAATTTCATGGGGGCCATTCCTTCAGATAAACGGGACTGCCTGAAACAGGTGATGCAGATCAACCATATCCGGGGTATTATCAACGGCGCCGTGTCCGGTTTAGGTATCGGATTTGTTCCCAAATACACGGTGATGGAAGAACTGAAAAAAAGCATTCTCATGGACCCATTTCCCCACATCACGCCTGCGGCGGACGATTTCCATATTTTCATCAAAAAAGAACGGATGGGGTTTGAAAAAAACCGGCAGTTGATCACCTACCTTACCCGGCTAGCGCCGCTGAAAAATTTTTTCCAGTAA
- a CDS encoding Rossmann-like domain-containing protein — translation MTTLQEEIIAEVTARATRLDAVPDVRMVAISLGYTFVELDNGIMGVCFTPRSDSGPCAHYSGAGALSEKPLLALCPLMQSSHPLERSVGVAAVNALSHSIMAQDPDQYRFSEKDFLDLLLFDPDESNKVGMVGHIGPFISFLKKRADSLVVVDDNPDLKIGVMEKGPVITRDVNALKNADIVIITGSSAAVGGFDAALDAAQSARFIGVVGPSAGWLPQPAFRRGVHAVAATKITDLVGARRTILEGGGTPQFIEYGQKYTLIPG, via the coding sequence ATGACAACCTTGCAGGAAGAGATCATTGCGGAAGTGACCGCCCGGGCAACCCGTCTGGATGCCGTTCCCGATGTCCGAATGGTGGCCATATCTCTGGGATATACCTTTGTGGAACTGGACAACGGCATCATGGGCGTGTGCTTCACGCCCCGGTCGGACAGCGGGCCCTGTGCCCATTATTCAGGGGCCGGTGCCTTGTCGGAAAAACCGCTGCTGGCGTTGTGTCCGCTGATGCAATCCAGCCACCCCCTGGAACGGAGCGTAGGCGTGGCGGCGGTCAATGCCCTGTCCCATAGCATCATGGCTCAGGATCCGGATCAGTACCGGTTTTCAGAAAAAGATTTTCTGGACCTGCTGCTGTTTGATCCCGATGAATCCAACAAAGTGGGGATGGTGGGCCATATCGGTCCGTTCATCTCGTTTCTGAAAAAACGGGCCGACTCCCTGGTGGTGGTGGATGACAACCCGGATCTGAAGATCGGTGTCATGGAGAAGGGCCCTGTCATCACCCGGGATGTCAACGCCCTGAAAAATGCCGATATCGTGATCATCACCGGGTCTTCCGCTGCGGTGGGCGGGTTTGACGCGGCCCTGGATGCGGCACAATCCGCCCGGTTCATCGGCGTGGTAGGGCCGTCCGCCGGATGGCTGCCCCAGCCCGCGTTCCGGCGGGGGGTTCATGCCGTGGCCGCCACAAAAATCACGGACCTGGTCGGGGCCCGCCGCACCATCCTGGAAGGCGGCGGTACGCCGCAGTTCATTGAGTACGGCCAAAAATATACCCTGATTCCCGGGTGA
- a CDS encoding DUF2080 family transposase-associated protein: MNEKKGTSYGKNNNGSPVKFEVYGDVLIEKIVRSNGKGGRIYLPPDWVGKTIKIIK; this comes from the coding sequence ATGAATGAAAAAAAGGGGACGTCTTATGGAAAAAATAACAACGGATCCCCGGTGAAATTCGAGGTATACGGGGATGTTCTCATTGAAAAAATCGTGCGTTCGAACGGTAAAGGCGGCCGGATCTATCTGCCGCCGGACTGGGTGGGAAAAACCATTAAAATCATAAAATAG
- the wtpA gene encoding tungstate ABC transporter substrate-binding protein WtpA yields the protein MRRIGKKMEYLLLLLSGFMLIGIIFPATVAAGPSGKLIVFHAGSLTVPFDAIEKEFEAKYPDVDVLREAGGSTKMARLISEVGKPADIMVSADYKVIDNNLIPAFADWNVRFATNQLVLCYTDQSRYADQITADNWYEILQKDGVVWGHSDPNLDPCGYRSLMVLQLAEKFYGIQGLYDKILANRPQKNVRPKSVELVNLLKTGNMDYAWEYISVARQHELKYIVLDDHINLSNYKYDAFYKQAQVEVTGKKPGTWITKTGQSCTYGITMIKNAPNPEAAVAFLQFLLSEDHGLKTLEQMGQPPMVPPIVPDPAMAQKMPAEIAGLVEVKD from the coding sequence ATGAGGCGTATCGGAAAAAAAATGGAATATCTGTTATTGCTGTTGTCAGGATTCATGTTGATTGGAATCATCTTTCCCGCGACCGTTGCGGCCGGTCCGTCCGGAAAACTGATCGTTTTCCATGCCGGCAGCCTGACCGTGCCGTTTGATGCCATTGAAAAGGAATTCGAAGCAAAATACCCGGATGTGGATGTGCTCAGGGAAGCCGGGGGCAGCACCAAGATGGCCCGGTTGATTTCCGAAGTCGGCAAACCCGCGGACATCATGGTCTCTGCGGACTACAAAGTGATTGACAACAACCTGATCCCGGCGTTTGCGGACTGGAATGTGCGGTTCGCCACCAATCAGCTGGTGCTGTGCTACACCGATCAGAGCCGGTATGCCGACCAGATCACGGCTGACAACTGGTATGAGATCCTGCAGAAAGACGGCGTGGTCTGGGGTCACTCCGATCCCAACCTGGATCCCTGCGGGTACCGGAGCCTGATGGTGCTGCAGCTGGCTGAAAAATTTTACGGCATCCAGGGATTGTATGACAAAATTCTGGCCAACCGGCCCCAGAAAAATGTCCGGCCCAAATCCGTGGAACTGGTGAACCTGCTGAAAACCGGCAACATGGATTATGCCTGGGAATATATTTCCGTGGCCCGGCAGCACGAACTCAAATACATTGTTCTGGATGATCACATCAATTTGAGCAACTACAAGTACGATGCGTTCTACAAACAGGCTCAGGTGGAAGTGACCGGCAAGAAACCCGGCACCTGGATCACCAAAACCGGCCAGTCCTGCACCTACGGCATCACCATGATCAAAAATGCGCCCAACCCGGAAGCGGCCGTTGCATTCCTGCAGTTTCTGCTGTCTGAAGATCATGGCCTGAAAACCCTGGAACAGATGGGACAGCCGCCCATGGTGCCGCCAATCGTTCCGGATCCCGCCATGGCACAAAAGATGCCGGCCGAAATCGCCGGCCTGGTGGAGGTAAAGGACTGA
- a CDS encoding ABC transporter permease — protein sequence MDRMGWLFLCLGLPLILLLTLPLINMTTQPSLSMLKETILDRDVAAAIARSILLSLAAAGLAFVMGTPLAYLLARKDLKGKKLLEGIIDLPIMIPHPVIGIAILSLAGRNHPIGRFLSEAGIQIMGTKTGIVCVLLFVGLPFYINTVKSGFDSVPVRLENASRTLGAGALTTFARITFPLTWRHMILGIIMCTARAISEFGAIVIVAYHPMTAPVMIYERFTAFGLKYSQPIAVWLILISFVLFVFLRMMTRSIHTDTR from the coding sequence ATGGACCGGATGGGATGGCTGTTTCTGTGTCTGGGACTGCCCCTGATTCTCCTGCTGACCCTGCCTTTGATCAACATGACCACCCAGCCGTCCCTGTCCATGCTCAAAGAAACCATCCTGGACAGGGATGTGGCGGCAGCCATTGCCCGCTCCATCCTTTTGTCCCTGGCTGCGGCCGGACTGGCCTTTGTCATGGGCACCCCGCTGGCGTATCTGCTGGCCAGAAAGGATCTGAAAGGCAAAAAACTGCTGGAAGGGATCATTGATCTGCCCATCATGATCCCCCATCCGGTCATCGGCATCGCCATCCTCAGCCTGGCCGGCAGAAACCACCCCATCGGCCGGTTTCTGTCCGAGGCCGGCATTCAGATCATGGGGACCAAAACCGGTATTGTCTGTGTGCTGCTGTTCGTGGGGCTGCCGTTTTACATCAACACGGTGAAATCCGGGTTTGACAGCGTGCCGGTTCGCCTGGAAAACGCCTCCCGCACCCTGGGCGCCGGCGCCCTGACAACGTTTGCCCGCATCACTTTTCCCTTGACCTGGCGGCACATGATTTTAGGCATCATCATGTGCACGGCCCGGGCCATTTCCGAATTCGGTGCCATCGTGATTGTGGCCTATCACCCCATGACGGCGCCGGTGATGATCTATGAGCGGTTCACAGCCTTCGGCCTGAAATACTCCCAGCCCATCGCGGTCTGGCTGATCCTGATTTCCTTTGTTTTGTTCGTGTTTTTGCGGATGATGACAAGATCCATTCACACGGACACCCGGTAG
- a CDS encoding ABC transporter ATP-binding protein, translated as MISLKHIGLTLPEFSLTDICLEVHAHDFFALIGPTGSGKSLLLEGIMGIMPFTSGSLVFEGSDITRVPVENRQLALVYQDFALFPHLNVTQNILYGTWYHPISKKEARHRFDYLIAALGLEKIIHRYPYNLSGGEKQRVALARSLILNPKVLLLDEPLSALDPVFHDEARSLLKKVHKELKMTIIMVSHNFEEVLYLANRGAIIREGKIMQQGRIQTLFEKPDSRFTARFVGMKNIAAFERHGDVLKIAGTGLDIIAETPPAPDHHHLGIRPENILFHPTDTPPVCKNHFTGKITDIALYGVFTRIHIDVQGVLFEAVWPRNLVNEFCLEIGKTAAFEFHSASVHTF; from the coding sequence ATGATCTCGCTCAAACACATCGGCCTGACCCTGCCGGAATTTTCCCTTACCGATATCTGCCTCGAAGTGCACGCCCATGATTTTTTTGCGCTCATCGGTCCCACCGGGTCCGGCAAATCCCTGCTCCTGGAAGGGATCATGGGGATCATGCCGTTCACTTCCGGCTCCCTGGTATTCGAGGGCTCGGACATCACCCGGGTGCCGGTGGAAAACCGGCAACTGGCCCTGGTCTACCAGGATTTCGCCCTGTTTCCGCATCTGAATGTCACCCAAAACATCCTGTACGGCACCTGGTATCACCCCATTTCAAAAAAAGAGGCCCGGCACCGGTTCGATTATCTGATTGCCGCTTTGGGTCTTGAAAAAATCATACACCGGTATCCTTATAATTTGAGCGGCGGGGAAAAACAGCGGGTGGCCCTGGCCCGGTCCCTGATCCTCAACCCAAAGGTGCTGTTGCTGGATGAACCCCTGTCAGCCCTGGACCCGGTGTTTCATGACGAGGCCCGATCTTTGCTGAAAAAAGTTCACAAAGAGTTGAAAATGACCATCATCATGGTGTCCCACAATTTTGAGGAGGTGCTGTATTTGGCCAACCGGGGCGCCATCATCAGAGAGGGTAAAATCATGCAGCAGGGACGCATCCAGACCCTGTTTGAAAAGCCGGATTCCAGGTTCACGGCCCGGTTTGTGGGCATGAAAAACATCGCCGCATTTGAGCGCCACGGGGACGTCCTGAAAATTGCCGGCACCGGCCTGGACATTATTGCCGAAACCCCGCCGGCCCCGGACCACCATCACTTGGGAATCCGGCCGGAAAACATTTTATTTCACCCCACGGACACACCGCCGGTCTGTAAAAACCATTTTACCGGAAAAATAACAGACATCGCCCTTTATGGGGTATTCACACGCATCCATATAGATGTACAGGGCGTTTTGTTCGAAGCGGTCTGGCCCAGAAATCTTGTCAATGAATTTTGTCTTGAGATCGGTAAAACCGCTGCTTTTGAATTTCACAGCGCATCGGTCCATACCTTTTAA